From the genome of Rathayibacter sp. VKM Ac-2804:
ATGCCTCGCAGTCTCAAGAAGGGCCCCTTCGTTGACGACCACCTGCTCCGCAAGGTGTTCACGGCCAACGAAGCCGGCAACAAGAACGTCATCAAGACCTGGTCGCGCCGTTCGATGATCATCCCGGCGATGCTGGGACACACCATCGCGGTCCACGACGGACGCAAGCACATCCCCGTGTTCGTGACCGAGACCATGGTCGGCCACAAGCTCGGCGAGTTCGCCCCCACTCGGACCTTCCGCGGTCACGAGAAGGACGACAAGAAGGGCCGTCGCCGCTGACGCGGCGACGAGAAGGAGGAGAGAAATGGTGGAGTCGATCGCACGCGTGCGACACATCCGCGTCACCCCCCAGAAGGCTCGCCGTGTCGTGAACCTGATCCGCGGGAAGCAGGCGGAGGAGGCCCTGGCCATCCTCAAGTTCGCCCCGCAGGGTGCGTCCGAGCCCGTCTACAAGCTCGTCGCCTCGGCGATGGCCAACGCTCGCGTCAAGGCCGATGCCTCGAACGAGTACCTCGACGACCAGGACCTGTTCGTGTCCCGCGCCTTCGTCGATGAGGGAACCACCCTCAAGCGATTCCAGCCCCGTGCTCAGGGTCGTGCCTTCCGCATCAACAAGCGCACCAGCCACATCACCGTCGTGCTGGCCACTCCTGAGGAGGGGACCAAGTAATGGGTCAGAAAGTAAACCCCTACGGTTTCCGTCTGGGAATCACCACCGACCACGTGTCGCGCTGGTTCTCCGACAGCACCAAGAAGGGCCAGCGGTACAGCGACTTCCTCGCTGAGGACGTCAAGATCCGCCGGCTCCTCGCCACGCAGCTCGACCGCGCGGGCGTCGCCCGCATCGAGATCGAGCGCACCCGCGACCGCGTCCGCGTCGACATCCACACCGCCCGCCCGGGCATCGTGATCGGCCGCCGCGGCGCCGAGGCCGAGCGTATCCGCGCCGACCTCGAGAAGCTCACCGCCAAGCAGATCCAGCTGAACATCCTCGAGGTGAAGAACCCCGAGGCCGAGGCTCAGCTGGTCGCGCAGGGCATCGCCGAGCAGCTCTCCGCCCGCGTGGCCTTCCGCCGCGCGATGCGCAAGGGTCTGCAGGGCGCGCAGCGCGCCGGCGCCAAGGGCGTCCGCATCCAGGTCTCCGGCCGCCTCGGCGGCGCCGAGATGAGCCGCTCGGAGTTCTACCGCGAGGGACGCGTGCCGCTGCACACCCTCCGCGCGAACATCGACTACGGCTTCTACGAGGCGAAGACCACCTTCGGCCGCATCGGCGTGAAGGTCTGGATCTACAAGGGCGACATCACCAACAAGGAGCTCGCTCGGGAGCAGGCGAACAGCAAGTCGTCGCGCCCCGAGCGCAGCGACCGTCCGCGTCGCGCCCCCCGCCAGCAGAGCGAGGCGCCCGTCGCAGCAGGAGTTGAGGCATAACCATGTTGATTCCGCGTCGAGTCAAGCACCGCAAGCAGCACCACCCGGGCCGTTCCGGCCAGGCCACCGGTGGCACCAAGGTGTCGTTCGGTGAGTACGGCATCCAGGCCCTCACCCCGGCCTACGTGACCAACCGTCAGATCGAGTCCGCTCGTATCGCCATGACGCGCCACATCAAGCGCGGTGGAAAGGTGTGGATCAACATCTACCCCGACCGCCCGCTGACCAAGAAGCCCGCCGAGACCCGCATGGGTTCCGGAAAGGGCTCGCCGGAGTGGTGGGTCGCGAACGTCAAGCCGGGTCGCGTCCTTTTCGAGGTCGCCGGCGTCGACGAGCAGCTCGCTCGTGAGGCCATGACCCGTGCCATCCACAAGCTGCCCCTCAAGGCACGCATCATCAAGCGCGAGGAGGGAGACGCATAATGGCGATCGGATCCAAGGAGCTCGTTCCCACCGAGCTCGACACCTTCGAGGACGAGCGTCTCGTCACGGAGCTGAAGAAGGCCAAGGAGGAGCTGTTCAACCTCCGCTTCCAGTCGGCCACCGGCCAGCTGGACACCAACGGCCGCCTGCGTGCCGTCAAGCGCGACATCGCCCGCATCTACACGGTCATCCGTGAGCGCGAGCTGGGCATCCGCGCCACCCCCGCACCCGTCGAGGCCCCGGCCAAGGCGGAGAAGAAGCCGAAGACCAAGAAGGCCGCCAAGGCCGAGGTCGAGGCGACCGAGTCGAACGAGGAGGCCAAGTAATGGCAACCGTCACTGACAGCGCCGGCCACGAGTCGGCCGCCCACGACATCAAGGAGGCGGGCGCTCGCGGTTACCGCAAGACCCGTCGCGGCTACGTGACCAGCGACAAGATGGACAAGACCATCGTCGTCGAGGTCGAGGACCGGGTGAAGCACCCGCTGTACGGCAAGGTCATCCGCCGCACGTCCAAGGTCAAGGTCCACGACGAGCTGAACTCCGCCGGCATCGGCGACTCCGTCGTCATCAGCGAGACCCGTCCCCTCAGCGCCACCAAGCGCTGGCGCCTGGTCGAGATCCTCGAGAAGGCCAAGTAGGCCCCGGCCCGCTTGAGTTAGCAGGAGAGACACATGCTTCAGCAAGAATCCCGAGTCAAGGTCGCCGACAACACCGGCGCCAAGATGCTCCTCACCATCCGCGTGCTCGGTGGCTCCGGCCGCCGCTACGCCGGCCTCGGTGATGTCATCGTCGCGACCGTCAAGGACGCGATCCCCGGCGGAAACGTCAAGAAGGGCGATGTGGTCAAGGCCGTCATCGTCCGGACCATCAAGCAGACCCGTCGTCCCGACGGCTCGTACATCAAGTTCGACGAGAACGCCGCCGTGATCCTGAAGAACGACGGGGACCCCCGCGGCACCCGCATCTTCGGACCGGTCGGTCGCGAGCTCCGCGACAAGAAGTTCATGAAGATCGTCTCGCTGGCACCGGAGGTTATCTAGTCATGGCCAAGATCAAGAAGGGTGACCTCGTGCAGGTCATCTCGGGCGCGACGCAGGCTCGCGGCGGAGACCGCGGCAAGCAGGGCAAGGTTCTCGAGGTCCTGGTCGAGAAGAACCGCGTCGTCGTCGAGGGTGTGAACTTCGTCAAGAAGCACAACCGCGTCGGCCAGTCGCAGCGCGGCTCGAAGGAGGGCGGCATCGAGACCATCGAGGCCCCGCTCCACATCTCGAACGTCGCGGTCGTCGACCCGAAGACCAAGAAGCCGACCCGGGTCGGCCACCGCAACGTGGCCGTCACCAAGGACGGCGTGACCAAGACGGTTCGCGTGCGCTACGCGAAGGCGTCGGGTGAGGAACTGTAATGACTGACACCACCGCAGTGGCTGCGAAGGTTCAGCCGCGGCTCAAGGCCAAGTACCAGGCCGACATCATCCCCGCTCTCAAGGAGCAGTTCGGCTTCTCGAACGTCCACCAGGTCCCCGGACTGGTCAAGGTCGTCGTGAACACCGGAGTCGGCGAGGCTGCCCGCGACGGCAAGATCATCGACGGCGCCATCAAGGACCTCACCGCGATCACGGGCCAGAAGCCCCAGGTCACGAAGGCCCGCAAGTCCATCGCGCAGTTCAAGCTGCGCGAGGGCCAGGCCATCGGCGCGCACGTCACCCTCCGCGGTGACCGCGCGTGGGAGTTCCTGGACCGCCTGCTCTCGGTGGCGCTGCCGCGCATCCGCGACTTCCGCGGTCTCTCGGACCGCCAGTTCGACGGCAACGGCAACTACACCTTCGGCATCACGGAGCAGTCGATCTTCCACGAGATCGACCAGGACCGCATCGACCGCGTCCGCGGCTTCGACGTGACCGTGGTCACCACCGCGAAGACCGACGACGAGGGTCGCGCGCTGCTCAAGCAGCTCGGCTTCCCGTTCAAGTCGGCGGACAACGCGTAGCACGACCCCCGAGGCCGGAGGGCGGATCACCCGCCCTCCGGCCTCGCTGTGCACCCGGCCGCCCCGCTGTCCGGGTGCACTCCCAGAGCTCCGGTCCTCCTCCGGGAGGATCGGCCGTCGGCCCTCGACCGCCGGCCCTCAGCCGTGTACCATGGCTCGTTGGCCTGCGCTCGCGCGGCCGCATGGGCGTCGACGTCGTCGGCGCCGTCCCACACCACAGGTCGTCACTCTTGTAAAGGGTGCCGAAACCAGGCGAGAAAGGCACCATCAGCCATGACCATGACTGATCCGGTCGCAGATCTGCTGACCAGAATCCGCAACGCGAACTCCGCGCACCACGACTCCATCGCCCTCCCCGGCTCGAAGCTCAAGGCGAACATCGCCGAGATCCTCAAGCGCGAGGGCTACATCTCCGACTGGAAGGTCGAGGAGGCGCGCGTCGGCACGACGCTCTCCATCTCCCTCAAGTACGGACCGAACCGCGAGCGCTCCATCGCCGGCATCAAGCGCGTCTCGAAGCCGGGACTGCGCGTCTACGCGAAGTCGACCGAGATCCCCACCGTCCTCGGTGGCCTCGGCGTCGCCATCCTGTCCACGTCGAGCGGTCTGCTGACCGATCGTCAGGCCGAGAAGAAGGGCGTGGGTGGGGAGATCCTCGCCTACGTGTGGTAACCCCATGTCGCGAATCGGAAGACTCCCCATCGAGATCCCGGCGGGCGTCGACGTCTCCGTCGCCGGATCCCTCGTCACCGTCAAGGGCCCCAAGGGCGAGCTGACCGTCCCGGTCGCCAGCCCCATCCAGGTCGCCGTCGAAGGCGGCCAGGTCCTGGTCTCCCGCCCCGACGACGAGCGCGAGTCGCGCTCGCTGCACGGCCTCACCCGGACGCTCATCGCGAACGACATCATCGGTGTCACGCAGGGCTACTCCAAGGGCCTCGAGGTCGTCGGAACCGGTTACCGCGTGCTGGTGAAGGGCTCGGACATCGAGTTCGCCCTCGGCTTCTCGCACCCGGTCGTCGTCACCCCTCCCGCGGGCATCTCGTTCACGGTCGAGGGCAACAACAAGGTCACCGTGCACGGCATCTCCAAGCAGGCCGTCGGCGAAGTGGCCGCCAACATTCGTAAGATCCGCAAGCCCGAGCCCTACAAGGGCAAGGGCGTGCGCTACGCCGGCGAGGTCGTTCGCCGCAAGGCCGGAAAGAGCGGTAAGTGATCATGGGACTCGGAACCAGAGGAAAGAGCAAGTCCGCTGCGCGCGGTCGTCGTCACGACCGTCTGCGCAAGAAGGTCGTCGGCTCCGCCGAGCGCCCCCGTCTCGTCGTCAACCGATCGGCCCGTCACGTCTTCGTGCAGATCGTCGACGACTCGCAGGGCCGCACCCTCGCGTCCGCGTCGACCCTCGAGGCCGACCTCCGCGTGTTCGACGGTGACAAGACCGCCAAGGCCCGCCGGGTCGGCGAGCTTCTCGCCGAGCGCGCGAAGACCGCAGGAGTCGAGGCGGTCGTCTTCGACCGCGGAGGCAACAAGTACGCCGGTCGCGTCGCCGCGATCGCCGATGGAGCACGAGAGGCAGGGCTCAACCTGTGACCGCCGCAGAGAGCAAGGAACCCGAGGTCGCCGCCGTGTCGGAGGCCCCCGTCGAGACCGCTGCGTCCACGCAGCCCCAGCAGGAGGCCCGCGAGCCCCGTCGTGGCGGCCGTGACCGCAACCAGGGTGGCCGCGACCGCGGTGGCCGCGACTCCGAGAAGAGCCAGTTCCTCGAGCGCGTCGTGACCATCAACCGCGTGTCGAAGGTCGTCAAGGGCGGTCGTCGCTTCAGCTTCACCGCGCTGGTCGTCGTCGGCGACGGCAACGGACTCGTCGGAGTCGGCTACGGCAAGGCCCGCGAGGTCCCCACCGCCATCTCCAAGGGCGTCGAGGAGGCGAAGAAGAACTTCTTCCGCGTCCCGCGCGTCGGCTCGACCATCCCGCACCCCGTCCAGGGTGAGGCCGCTGCCGGTGTGGTGCTCCTGCGCCCCGCCGCCGCGGGTACCGGTGTCATCGCCGGCGGTCCCGTCCGCGCCGTGCTCGAGTGCGCCGGCATCCACGACGTCCTGAGCAAGTCGCTCGGCTCGTCGAACACCATCAACATCGTCCACGCGACGGTGACGGCCCTGCAGCAGCTCGAGGAGCCGCGCGCCGTCGCCGCTCGTCGCGGGCTCGACTTCGACCAGGTCGCGCCGCCCCGGCTCGTCCGTGCCGAGGCCGACGCCCTCGCCGCCGCGTCCAAGTCGAAGGCAGGTGCCTGATGGCCCAGCTCAAGGTGACCCAGATCAAGTCGAAGGTCAGTGAGAAGCAGTACCAGCGCGACACGCTGCGCTCGCTCGGCCTCAGGAAGATCGGTCAGAGCGTCGTCCGCGAGGACAACTCTCAGAACCGCGGATACGTGAAGACCGTCGCCCACCTGGTGAAGGTCGAGGAGATTGACTAATGGCTGAGAAGAACCAGGCCGTCGCGGAGTCCACGACTCCCGAGCAGGCCTCGACCAAGGAGCACGTGCTCAAGGTCCACCACCTCCGTCCCGCGGTCGGCGCCAAGAAGGCGAAGACCCGCGTCGGTCGCGGTGAGGGATCCAAGGGAAAGACCGCCGGTCGCGGCACCAAGGGCACCAAGGCCCGCTACCAGGTGCGCGTCGGCTTCGAGGGTGGGCAGATGCCGCTGCACATGCGCACCCCGAAGCTCCGCGGCTTCAAGAACCCGTTCCGCGTCGAGTACCAGGTCGTGAACCTGTCCGCTCTCGCGGAGCTCTACCCTCAGGGCGGCGACGTCACCATCAGCGACCTGGTCGCGAAGGGTGCCGTTCGCAAGAACGAGAAGGTGAAGGTTCTCGGCGACGGGGACATTGCGGTTACGCTGAACGTCGCGGTCGACAAGGTCTCCAGCTCTGCCGAGCAGAAGATCGTCGCCGCGGGCGGATCCATCAAGTAGCACCAGCAGCTTGTCGGTCGAGCTTGTCGCGTCGACTCCCCACGGGGAGCGCGCGGCAAGCTCGACCTGTATCCCGCACCCAGAACTGAGCAGGAGACCCTAGGTAGATGTTTGGCGCCGTAGCGCGGATCTTCCGCACCCCCGACCTCCGCCGCAAGATCGGCTTCACCCTCGCGATCGTGGCGATCTTCCGGCTGGGATCCTTCATCCCTGCTCCGTTCGTCGACTTCGAGGCCGTCCAGGCCTGCCTCGCCGGCAACCAGGGCACCTCCGGTCTGTACGAGCTCGTGAACCTCTTCAGCGGTGGAGCCCTGCTCCAGCTGTCGATCTTCGCGCTCGGCATCATGCCGTACATCACGGCGTCGATCATCGTGCAGCTGCTGCGCGTGGTCATCCCGCACTTCGAGACCCTCTACAAGGAGGGCCAGTCGGGCCAGGGCCGTCTGACGCAGTACACCCGCTATCTCACGATCGCGCTGGGCGTCCTGCAGTCGACCACCCTCATCACCGTCGCCCGCTCGGGCGCGCTGTTCGGCAACTCCGGTGTCCCGGAGTGCTCGGCGCTCATCATCACCGACGAGTGGTACTCCATCCTGCTCATGGTCATCACCATGACCGCGGGCACCGGCATCATCATGTGGATGGGCGAGCTCATCACCGAGCGCGGCATCGGCAACGGCATGTCGCTCCTGATCTTCACCTCGATCGCCGCCCAGTTCCCCACCTCGCTCTGGTCGATCGCGCAGTCGCGCGGCTTCGAGACCTTCCTCCTCGTCCTCGCGGTCGGGCTCGTGCTCGTCGTCGCGGTCGTCTTCGTCGAGCAGTCGCAGCGGCGGATCCCCGTGCAGTACGCCAAGCGGATGGTCGGGCGCAGAACGTACGGCGGCAACAACACCTACATCCCGATCAAGGTCAACATGGCCGGCGTCGTGCCCGTCATCTTCGCCTCGTCGCTGCTGTACCTGCCCGCGCTCATCGCGCAGTTCAACCAGCCCGCAGCCGGCCAGGAGGCGCCCTTCTGGGTGACCTGGATCACGAACTACCTCACCAAGGGCGATCACCCGCTCTACATGGCGCTGTACTTCCTGCTGATCGTCGGCTTCACCTACTTCTACGTCGCGATCACCTTCAACCCGGACGAGGTCGCCGACAACATGAAGCGCTACGGCGGCTTCATCCCCGGCATCCGCGCCGGTCGTCCGACCGCCGAGTACCTGAACTACGTCCTGACCCGCGTGACGCTGCCCGGCTCGGTCTACCTCGGTCTGATCGCGCTCGTGCCGCTCGTGGCGCTCGCGCTCGTCGGCGCGAACCAGAACTTCCCGTTCGGCGGCACGTCCATCCTGATCATCGTCGGAGTCGGACTCGAGACGGTGAAGCAGATCGACTCCCAGCTGCAGCAGCGCCACTACGAAGGGCTCCTCCGATGACCTCGACCCCGGTCGGCTTCCGTCTGCTGCTGATCGGCCCTCCGGGCGCCGGCAAGGGGACTCAGGCCGCTCGGCTCAGCGAGGTCCTGAAGGTACCCGCGATCTCGACGGGTGACATCTTCCGCGCGAACGTGGCGAACGAGACCGAGCTCGGCCTGCAGGCCAAGTCCTACCTCGACGCCGGCCGCTACGTGCCCGACGAGCTGACCAATGCGATCGTGCACGACCGGCTGCAGGAGGCCGACGTCTCGACGGGCTTCCTCCTCGACGGCTACCCGCGCACGACGGAGCAGGTCGACGAGCTCGACCGCATCGTCGCGGCGGACGGCAATCGGCTCGACGCGGTCGTGCAGCTGACGGCCGACCCCGACGAGGTCGTCGCCCGCCTGCTCAAGCGCTCCGCGGAGCAGGGTCGCAGCGACGACACCGAGGAAGTCATCCGGCACCGTCTCGCCCTCTACGAGGAGCAGACCGCGCCGCTGATCGACATCTACGCCGCGCGCGGGCTCGTCATCGTCGTCGACGGCCTCGGCCCGGTCGACGAGGTCACCGAGCGCATCGTCGTCGCCCTCGAGGGCCACCGCGTCGGTCGCCTCGTCGGCGACTCGCCGGCCGCCTGACCCGTGGCGCTGCGCTCCTCCCTCTACAAGACGCCGGCCCAGCTGCGATCGATGATCGCGCCGGGGCTGGCGACCGCCGCCTCCCTCGACGCCGTGCGCGCCGCGGTCCGACCCGGGGTCAGCACGCTCGAGCTCGACGCGATCGCCGAGGCGGCGATCGTCGCGCTCGGCGGTCACTCGAACTTCCAGCTCGTGCCGGGCTACCGGCACACGATCTGCGCGTCGGTGAACGACGAGGTCGTGCACGGGATCCCCGGCGGCCGCGTCCTCGAGGCCGGTGACATCGTCTCGATCGACAGCGGCGCCGAGATCGACGGCTGGAACGGTGACTCGGCGATGACGCTCGTGCTGCCCGACGACGAGCGGCCCGACGAGGTCGCGCGCCGGGAGGCGCTGTCCCGCGTCACCGAGGGCTCGCTCTGGCGCGGCATCGCGGCTCTCGCGGCGGCGCGGCACCTCAACGAGGTGGGCGCGGCGATCGAGGAGTACATCGAGGACGAGGCCGAGGCCTCGGGCCGCGTCTACGGGATCCTCACCGACTACATCGGCCACGGCATCGGCCGCACGATGCACGAGGCGCCGCCGGTCTTCAACTACCGGGTCCGCCAGCGCGGCCCGGAGGTGAAGCCGGGCCTCGTCGTCGCCATCGAGCCCATGGTCACGGCCGGCAGCGCCGAGACCGTCGTGCGCGAGGACGACTGGACGGTCGCCACCGTCGACGGCAGCATGTCCGCGCACTGGGAGCACTCCGTCGCGGTGCACCGCGACGGCATCTGGGTGACGACCCTCGCCGACGGCGGGGCCGCGGGCCTGGCGCAGTACGGGATCGTGCCGACGCCGATCGTCTGAGGCGCTCCGACGTCCGGCCGCGCCTCGGCGAGGTCACACCGGGGGAGCGCCTGCCGCCGCGCGGACGGCGGCGACGCTCGTGGCGACATCGGCGGCATCGGTCGACCAGTTGCTCACCGAGATCCGCAGCACGTCCCGCCCGCGCCAGTGGGAGCCCGACATCCAGACGGTCCCGTCCTCGATGAGCCGGCGAGTCACCTCCCGGGTCCGTTCGTCGGACTCGAAGGCCAGGCAGACCTGGGTGAAGACGACCTCGTTCAGCACGCTGACACCCGGGATCGCCGAGAGTCGATCCGCCAGATCCCGCGCGGTGGCGGCCAGTCCGTCGACGAGGGAGACGAGGCCGGTCCGGCCCAGCTGTCGCAGGGCCGCCCATACCGGGACACCGCGTGCTCGGCGGGACATCTCCGGTGTCAGGTCCATGGGGTCCGGCTCGTCGCCGTCGGCGCGGATCAGGTAGGCCGTCCGGGTCCCCAGAGCCGCACCCGCGGCCCCGCTCCGCGCCACGACGGCGACTCCGCAGTCGTACGGCACGTTGAGCGTCTTGTGTGCGTCGGTCGCCCAGGAGTCCGCCGTCTCGATCCCGCGCAGCAGCGGACGGAGCGCGGGGCTGGCGCCCGCCCACAAGCCGAAGGCGCCGTCGACGTGCACCCACGCGCCGTGCTCGTGCGCGATCGCGATCGCGTCGGCCATCGGATCGAAGGCGCCGGAGTGCAGGTTCCCGGCCTGGAGGCAGACGATCACGGGGCCGTCCGCACGCTCGAGCGCGACGCGGAGGGCGTCGACGAGGAGGCGGCCCTGGTCGTCGGTGTCGACGACAGCGGGTGCCCCGAGCCCCAGGTAGCGCAGGGCGAGATCGACAGAGGTGTGCCGCTCCCTGCCGGCCAGAACAGTGAGCCGCGGTGCTCCCTGCAGGCCGTGGGCGTTCACGTCCCAGCCCACCCGATCCAGTACGAAGGCGCGGGCGGCGGCCAGCCCGACGACGTTCGCCATCGTCGCCCCGGTGGTGAAGCCGACGTCCGCCGTCGCCGGGAGCCCGAGCGCCGTGAGCAGCCACTCGCCGGCGACCTGCTCGACGGCGGCCGTCGCCGGTGAGGCGTAGCGCATGGCGGCGTTCTGATCCCAGGCGCTGACCAGCCAGTCCGCGCCGAGCGCGGCGGGCAGGGTGCCGCCGATCACCCAGCCGAAGAAGCGCCCGGAGGGCATCGCCATCAGCCCGGGCTCGGCGAGCGTCGCGAGCTCCTCCACCACGACGGCGGGATCGAGCGGGCCCTCCTGCCACGGCCCGCCGAACGTCTCCGCCATCTGCTCGACGTCCCTGGACGGCGGTATCGGCCGACCCGGAAGGGACTCGATCCACCGCATCGCGGCGGCGGACGATCGATCCAGCGCAGAACGGTAGACCTCGGGATCGACAGACATGGGATGCTCCTTCGTCGCAGCGATCGGGGGCGCCCCCTGCCGAGTCTGACCGCCCACCCGCGCCAGGGACAGGGGCACGCCCTGATCGGGTTCCGCGGGGCGGCGTATCGAGACCCGCGTCAGCTGTCGATGACGCGGACGAGCTCCTCGATGAAGCCGCCGAAGTCCGTGGAGCGGCGGATCAGCCGCTGCACCTCGGCACGGTCGGCGAAGACCTCGACGAACTGGTCGAAGACGGACTGGAAGCTGCTGCGCCCGGCGGAGGCGAAGGCGATCATCGCGATCACGTTCACCCGCTGCTCGCCCCACGCCATCGGCACGTCGTTCACGACGATGGCGATCGCGGTCCGGCGCGCGCTCATCGCCATGGCGTGCGGGACGGCGAGGTTGTCGGTGAACGCGGTGGAGCTCATCCGCTCGCGCTCGATCGCCCCGTCGACGTAGTCGTCGTCGATGATGCCGCCGGCGATCATCCGCTCGCCGAGCAGCCGGATCATCGCGGCCTCATCGCGGGCGTGCACGTTCCGGAAGAAGAGCGACTCGTCGAAGAACTGCAGCAGCTCGTCCTTGATCCGCGCCCGGCGGCGGTGCCGGCGCACGCGCGCGATCGCGCGCCGCACGGCGTCCACGTCGTGGTCGGTGAGGAACGGCTGCACCACGACGACGTCCTCGGAGGCGGGCCGCTCGTCGATCGTCGTGATCACCAGGTCGGCGGTGAGGCGGTCCCAGTCGACGTCGCTCCGGGTGATCAGGGAGCGGACCTCGACCTCGGTGCCGAGCGAGCGCTCGACCCGCAGCCGCAGCATGTGCGCGAGGTCGTAGTAGTTGGGGCAGACGATGACGCAGGAGAGCCGCTCCTCGCGCCGGGACACGCGCTCGAGGAACGAGCCGACGTGCAGGGCGATGTAGGCGATCTCGTCCTCGTTGACCGTGATG
Proteins encoded in this window:
- the rpsQ gene encoding 30S ribosomal protein S17; this encodes MATVTDSAGHESAAHDIKEAGARGYRKTRRGYVTSDKMDKTIVVEVEDRVKHPLYGKVIRRTSKVKVHDELNSAGIGDSVVISETRPLSATKRWRLVEILEKAK
- the rpsH gene encoding 30S ribosomal protein S8, which produces MTMTDPVADLLTRIRNANSAHHDSIALPGSKLKANIAEILKREGYISDWKVEEARVGTTLSISLKYGPNRERSIAGIKRVSKPGLRVYAKSTEIPTVLGGLGVAILSTSSGLLTDRQAEKKGVGGEILAYVW
- a CDS encoding adenylate kinase, giving the protein MTSTPVGFRLLLIGPPGAGKGTQAARLSEVLKVPAISTGDIFRANVANETELGLQAKSYLDAGRYVPDELTNAIVHDRLQEADVSTGFLLDGYPRTTEQVDELDRIVAADGNRLDAVVQLTADPDEVVARLLKRSAEQGRSDDTEEVIRHRLALYEEQTAPLIDIYAARGLVIVVDGLGPVDEVTERIVVALEGHRVGRLVGDSPAA
- the rplP gene encoding 50S ribosomal protein L16; translation: MLIPRRVKHRKQHHPGRSGQATGGTKVSFGEYGIQALTPAYVTNRQIESARIAMTRHIKRGGKVWINIYPDRPLTKKPAETRMGSGKGSPEWWVANVKPGRVLFEVAGVDEQLAREAMTRAIHKLPLKARIIKREEGDA
- the rplF gene encoding 50S ribosomal protein L6 translates to MSRIGRLPIEIPAGVDVSVAGSLVTVKGPKGELTVPVASPIQVAVEGGQVLVSRPDDERESRSLHGLTRTLIANDIIGVTQGYSKGLEVVGTGYRVLVKGSDIEFALGFSHPVVVTPPAGISFTVEGNNKVTVHGISKQAVGEVAANIRKIRKPEPYKGKGVRYAGEVVRRKAGKSGK
- the rpmD gene encoding 50S ribosomal protein L30, which gives rise to MAQLKVTQIKSKVSEKQYQRDTLRSLGLRKIGQSVVREDNSQNRGYVKTVAHLVKVEEID
- the rplN gene encoding 50S ribosomal protein L14 — its product is MLQQESRVKVADNTGAKMLLTIRVLGGSGRRYAGLGDVIVATVKDAIPGGNVKKGDVVKAVIVRTIKQTRRPDGSYIKFDENAAVILKNDGDPRGTRIFGPVGRELRDKKFMKIVSLAPEVI
- the secY gene encoding preprotein translocase subunit SecY; translated protein: MFGAVARIFRTPDLRRKIGFTLAIVAIFRLGSFIPAPFVDFEAVQACLAGNQGTSGLYELVNLFSGGALLQLSIFALGIMPYITASIIVQLLRVVIPHFETLYKEGQSGQGRLTQYTRYLTIALGVLQSTTLITVARSGALFGNSGVPECSALIITDEWYSILLMVITMTAGTGIIMWMGELITERGIGNGMSLLIFTSIAAQFPTSLWSIAQSRGFETFLLVLAVGLVLVVAVVFVEQSQRRIPVQYAKRMVGRRTYGGNNTYIPIKVNMAGVVPVIFASSLLYLPALIAQFNQPAAGQEAPFWVTWITNYLTKGDHPLYMALYFLLIVGFTYFYVAITFNPDEVADNMKRYGGFIPGIRAGRPTAEYLNYVLTRVTLPGSVYLGLIALVPLVALALVGANQNFPFGGTSILIIVGVGLETVKQIDSQLQQRHYEGLLR
- the rplV gene encoding 50S ribosomal protein L22, coding for MVESIARVRHIRVTPQKARRVVNLIRGKQAEEALAILKFAPQGASEPVYKLVASAMANARVKADASNEYLDDQDLFVSRAFVDEGTTLKRFQPRAQGRAFRINKRTSHITVVLATPEEGTK
- the rpmC gene encoding 50S ribosomal protein L29 produces the protein MAIGSKELVPTELDTFEDERLVTELKKAKEELFNLRFQSATGQLDTNGRLRAVKRDIARIYTVIRERELGIRATPAPVEAPAKAEKKPKTKKAAKAEVEATESNEEAK
- the rplO gene encoding 50S ribosomal protein L15; its protein translation is MAEKNQAVAESTTPEQASTKEHVLKVHHLRPAVGAKKAKTRVGRGEGSKGKTAGRGTKGTKARYQVRVGFEGGQMPLHMRTPKLRGFKNPFRVEYQVVNLSALAELYPQGGDVTISDLVAKGAVRKNEKVKVLGDGDIAVTLNVAVDKVSSSAEQKIVAAGGSIK
- the rpsC gene encoding 30S ribosomal protein S3: MGQKVNPYGFRLGITTDHVSRWFSDSTKKGQRYSDFLAEDVKIRRLLATQLDRAGVARIEIERTRDRVRVDIHTARPGIVIGRRGAEAERIRADLEKLTAKQIQLNILEVKNPEAEAQLVAQGIAEQLSARVAFRRAMRKGLQGAQRAGAKGVRIQVSGRLGGAEMSRSEFYREGRVPLHTLRANIDYGFYEAKTTFGRIGVKVWIYKGDITNKELAREQANSKSSRPERSDRPRRAPRQQSEAPVAAGVEA
- the rplE gene encoding 50S ribosomal protein L5 gives rise to the protein MTDTTAVAAKVQPRLKAKYQADIIPALKEQFGFSNVHQVPGLVKVVVNTGVGEAARDGKIIDGAIKDLTAITGQKPQVTKARKSIAQFKLREGQAIGAHVTLRGDRAWEFLDRLLSVALPRIRDFRGLSDRQFDGNGNYTFGITEQSIFHEIDQDRIDRVRGFDVTVVTTAKTDDEGRALLKQLGFPFKSADNA
- the rpsS gene encoding 30S ribosomal protein S19 encodes the protein MPRSLKKGPFVDDHLLRKVFTANEAGNKNVIKTWSRRSMIIPAMLGHTIAVHDGRKHIPVFVTETMVGHKLGEFAPTRTFRGHEKDDKKGRRR
- the rplX gene encoding 50S ribosomal protein L24, which codes for MAKIKKGDLVQVISGATQARGGDRGKQGKVLEVLVEKNRVVVEGVNFVKKHNRVGQSQRGSKEGGIETIEAPLHISNVAVVDPKTKKPTRVGHRNVAVTKDGVTKTVRVRYAKASGEEL
- the rpsE gene encoding 30S ribosomal protein S5, with translation MSEAPVETAASTQPQQEAREPRRGGRDRNQGGRDRGGRDSEKSQFLERVVTINRVSKVVKGGRRFSFTALVVVGDGNGLVGVGYGKAREVPTAISKGVEEAKKNFFRVPRVGSTIPHPVQGEAAAGVVLLRPAAAGTGVIAGGPVRAVLECAGIHDVLSKSLGSSNTINIVHATVTALQQLEEPRAVAARRGLDFDQVAPPRLVRAEADALAAASKSKAGA
- the rplR gene encoding 50S ribosomal protein L18, which codes for MGLGTRGKSKSAARGRRHDRLRKKVVGSAERPRLVVNRSARHVFVQIVDDSQGRTLASASTLEADLRVFDGDKTAKARRVGELLAERAKTAGVEAVVFDRGGNKYAGRVAAIADGAREAGLNL